From a region of the Mobula hypostoma chromosome 6, sMobHyp1.1, whole genome shotgun sequence genome:
- the LOC134348088 gene encoding claudin-8-like: MKSSALQIVGLVLGVIGLVGTCAVTGLPQWRVTAFIGDNLVVFENRWEGLWMNCVRQANIRMQCKIYDSLLALPPELQASRALMCTAVALQFLTVLLTAMGMKCTRSTFASGRLKSRILITGGVMFLITGILVLIPVSWVGNSIIRNFYDPLVPNAQKHEIGEAIFIGWATAGFIIAAGAIFCCSGLPEDGKGYSYAPGHYGKYNQHRPTRKVPSMYSKSEFV; this comes from the coding sequence ATGAAGAGCTCTGCCCTGCAAATTGTCGGCCTGGTGCTGGGGGTCATCGGTCTGGTAGGGACGTGCGCGGTAACCGGACTGCCGCAGTGGAGAGTGACCGCCTTCATTGGGGATAACCTGGTGGTGTTCGAGAATAGGTGGGAAGGTTTGTGGATGAACTGCGTCCGGCAGGCGAACATCCGAATGCAGTGCAAGATATACGACTCCCTGCTGGCCCTTCCGCCCGAGCTGCAAGCTAGCCGTGCCTTGATGTGTACTGCGGTGGCTCTGCAGTTCCTGACCGTCCTCCTGACTGCGATGGGGATGAAATGCACTCGCAGCACGTTTGCAAGCGGGCGGTTGAAAAGCCGCATCCTGATCACAGGCGGCGTTATGTTTCTAATCACCGGCATTCTCGTCCTGATCCCCGTTTCCTGGGTTGGCAACTCTATTATCAGGAATTTCTACGACCCACTGGTTCCCAACGCACAGAAACATGAAATCGGAGAGGCGATCTTCATCGGATGGGCTACTGCCGGCTTCATCATCGCAGCAGGTGCCATCTTCTGCTGCTCAGGTCTACCCGAAGACGGAAAAGGTTACAGTTATGCACCTGGACACTATGGAAAGTATAACCAGCACCGGCCGACGAGGAAAGTTCCAAGCATGTATTCGAAAAGTGAATTTGTGTAG